A genome region from Nitrospira sp. SG-bin1 includes the following:
- a CDS encoding transcriptional repressor, with protein sequence MSKHAKEMGLLKEHLGKHQLKFTRQRELILDAFLKQEHITAEEMYHQLARKDPHLGLATIYRTLNLFCEAGLAQARHFGTQTQYDNVSHKGHHDHLICTGCGKIVEFENCDIERLQEEVASRNGFIIQTHRLELYGLCSRCRH encoded by the coding sequence ATGTCCAAACATGCCAAAGAAATGGGACTCTTGAAGGAGCACCTGGGGAAACACCAGCTGAAATTTACACGTCAGCGCGAATTGATCCTCGACGCATTTCTCAAGCAGGAACACATCACGGCCGAAGAGATGTACCACCAGTTGGCCCGTAAAGATCCGCACTTGGGGTTGGCAACCATTTACCGCACGCTCAATCTTTTTTGTGAAGCCGGTCTCGCGCAGGCCCGACACTTCGGCACGCAAACCCAGTACGACAACGTCTCGCACAAGGGCCATCACGATCATCTCATCTGCACCGGCTGCGGAAAGATCGTGGAGTTCGAAAACTGTGACATCGAGCGACTCCAAGAGGAGGTCGCCTCACGGAACGGCTTTATCATCCAAACCCATCGCCTCGAACTGTACGGACTCTGCTCCCGCTGTCGTCATTGA
- a CDS encoding methyltransferase, with the protein MKPLVPAEIEAYAEIHSMPESSVRRALREETQRTMEHSQMLVGPLEGAFLKMMTQLVGAKRVLEIGMFTGYSALCFAEALPEDGTVVTCEIDEKPAVLARRYISQGGFGKKISIRMGPALDTIRTLLGPFDLIFIDADKTNYLNYYRCALDLLSPNGVILIDNVLWSGDVLKQPPPDVSTAAIQELNRTVAADPRVTSVLVTIRDGILVVRKAK; encoded by the coding sequence ATGAAACCGTTGGTTCCTGCCGAGATCGAAGCGTACGCGGAGATTCACTCCATGCCGGAGTCGTCGGTCCGTCGCGCGCTGCGCGAAGAGACCCAGCGGACCATGGAGCACTCGCAAATGTTGGTGGGTCCCCTGGAAGGGGCGTTCTTGAAGATGATGACGCAGCTCGTGGGGGCGAAGCGGGTGCTCGAAATCGGAATGTTCACCGGCTACAGTGCTCTTTGTTTCGCGGAAGCCCTACCGGAAGACGGAACGGTGGTCACGTGTGAGATCGACGAAAAGCCCGCGGTATTGGCTCGGCGCTACATCTCGCAAGGCGGATTCGGAAAGAAAATCAGCATTCGAATGGGACCGGCGCTCGACACGATAAGGACACTCCTCGGCCCGTTCGATCTCATCTTCATCGATGCCGACAAGACAAATTATCTGAACTATTACCGGTGTGCACTGGACCTGCTGTCGCCGAATGGCGTGATCTTGATCGACAACGTGTTGTGGAGCGGCGACGTCTTGAAACAGCCGCCGCCCGATGTCTCCACTGCCGCGATTCAGGAACTGAATCGTACGGTCGCAGCCGATCCGCGTGTGACGTCCGTGCTCGTTACCATCCGCGATGGGATCTTGGTGGTGAGGAAAGCCAAGTAA
- a CDS encoding carboxypeptidase, which translates to MKTLATLEPLTTRLLEIQRINSAASVLSWDQETYMPAGGGEARAEQIAVLQGIAHQKLVSPEVQSLLSQWVDPSTGQAADQPGETWDESSRSLLREVWRDFSRAKKLPSEFVVKLSRECSLAQQVWAEAKEHDTFKKFLPNLRTVLQLKREEAQYLGYQDSPYNALLDVYEPGSTIANLQPVFAALKTRLVPVLKRITESRVQIDDGILHHSYEQARQLEFGRMVLVAMGYDFERGRLDLSAHPFTTSFHPTDVRVTTRVHEHELQSCLFSCIHEGGHGLYDQGLDQRYFGTPLGDSVSLGIQESQSRLWENCVGRSRSFWRFFYPILQQTFHHQLRGVTVDQFYAAINRVKPSLIRVEADELTYNLHIMLRFEIEQALMENRIQPEDLPVIWNQKMKDYLGIVPTSDAEGVLQDVHWSFGAFGYFPTYTLGNLYSVQFFEQAKLEIPQLEDEIAAGRLMALRRWLEQKIHRWGRMFTPDHLAQRVTGSTVSPEPFLNYVEKKYGELYQL; encoded by the coding sequence TTGAAGACACTTGCCACGTTGGAACCTCTCACGACCAGACTGCTGGAAATTCAACGGATCAATAGCGCCGCCTCAGTCCTCTCGTGGGATCAAGAGACCTATATGCCGGCCGGAGGAGGAGAAGCGAGGGCGGAACAAATCGCGGTGCTTCAGGGCATCGCCCATCAAAAGCTGGTTTCACCGGAAGTACAGTCGCTCCTGTCTCAATGGGTCGATCCCTCGACCGGCCAGGCGGCCGATCAACCCGGCGAGACGTGGGACGAGTCGTCACGCTCCCTGTTGCGCGAGGTGTGGCGGGATTTCAGCCGCGCGAAGAAGCTGCCTTCGGAGTTCGTCGTGAAGCTCAGTCGCGAATGTTCGCTGGCCCAACAGGTGTGGGCTGAAGCGAAAGAACACGATACATTCAAGAAGTTTCTGCCGAACCTCCGGACCGTGCTGCAGCTCAAGCGAGAAGAAGCTCAGTATCTCGGGTATCAGGATTCGCCGTACAACGCACTGTTGGACGTCTATGAACCGGGCTCGACCATTGCGAATCTTCAACCGGTGTTTGCCGCGCTCAAGACACGTCTCGTGCCGGTGCTGAAACGTATCACTGAAAGCCGCGTTCAAATCGACGACGGCATTCTGCACCACTCGTACGAGCAGGCTCGGCAACTCGAGTTCGGCCGAATGGTCTTGGTCGCAATGGGGTATGATTTCGAGCGCGGTCGGCTGGATCTCTCAGCCCATCCCTTCACCACGTCGTTTCACCCGACCGATGTGCGTGTGACGACCCGCGTCCATGAACACGAATTACAATCCTGTCTCTTCAGCTGCATTCACGAAGGCGGGCATGGCCTGTATGACCAGGGGTTGGATCAACGGTATTTCGGTACCCCATTGGGCGACTCGGTCTCGTTGGGCATCCAGGAAAGCCAATCACGGCTCTGGGAAAATTGTGTCGGCCGCTCGCGATCGTTTTGGCGGTTTTTCTACCCGATCTTACAACAGACCTTTCACCACCAGCTGCGCGGCGTGACGGTCGATCAATTCTATGCCGCGATCAACCGCGTGAAACCGTCGTTGATCCGAGTGGAAGCCGACGAACTGACCTACAACCTCCATATCATGCTCCGGTTCGAGATCGAGCAAGCGCTCATGGAAAACAGGATCCAGCCCGAGGATCTGCCGGTGATCTGGAATCAAAAGATGAAGGACTACTTGGGAATCGTTCCGACCTCCGATGCGGAAGGAGTTCTGCAGGATGTCCACTGGTCATTCGGCGCATTCGGTTATTTCCCCACCTATACGTTGGGCAACCTCTACTCCGTGCAATTCTTCGAGCAGGCCAAGCTGGAAATTCCGCAGTTGGAAGATGAGATTGCAGCCGGTCGATTGATGGCCTTGCGCCGGTGGCTGGAGCAGAAAATTCACCGGTGGGGCCGCATGTTCACGCCGGACCATCTGGCGCAACGCGTGACGGGCTCGACCGTCAGTCCCGAGCCCTTTCTCAACTACGTGGAAAAGAAGTACGGCGAGCTCTACCAGCTCTGA
- a CDS encoding ABC transporter: MYSERLGDRVRLSPPASSILELRSVSCAYDPSRPAIRDISFTAREGEILCLLGPSGCGKTTVLRAIAGFEPVRSGQLFLSGRLVSSSSETIPTEERRVGMVFQEYALFPHLRVADNIAFGLHHLSRAERSCRVQEMLRLTGLEGFDRRYPHELSGGQQQRVALSRALVQNPVLLLLDEPFSNLDPDMAGRMRQEVHALLRRMKTTTILVTHDHEEAFAMADRIAVLNQGVLEQMDTPELIYHVPATRFVADFVGQADFITGQIRQGTVHTELGEFPDTLNSAEGSAVVVMIRPDDIHLLPNKSAGPRIVARQFRGSENLYTIRLPSGQIVHSSEGSTSVYQEGTAVELRVSATHTVLFAPEHPTTTEDAAETNACAD, translated from the coding sequence GTGTATTCCGAACGGCTCGGCGACCGGGTCCGCCTCTCTCCACCGGCATCTTCCATCTTGGAACTTCGTTCCGTATCCTGTGCCTATGATCCAAGCAGACCGGCGATTCGCGATATTTCATTCACGGCACGAGAAGGCGAAATCCTCTGCTTGCTCGGCCCCTCGGGCTGCGGCAAGACGACCGTCCTCCGGGCCATCGCCGGCTTTGAACCGGTCCGGTCCGGGCAATTATTTCTGTCGGGTCGGTTGGTCTCCTCCTCCTCGGAGACGATCCCGACGGAGGAACGCCGCGTCGGCATGGTGTTTCAAGAGTACGCCCTTTTCCCGCACCTGCGCGTCGCCGATAACATCGCCTTCGGGCTCCACCACCTGTCACGGGCGGAACGGTCTTGTCGGGTCCAAGAAATGCTGCGACTGACCGGTCTCGAAGGCTTCGACCGGCGCTATCCGCATGAATTGTCGGGAGGCCAGCAGCAGCGCGTGGCGCTTTCACGGGCATTGGTGCAGAATCCCGTCCTGCTTCTCCTCGACGAACCGTTCAGCAACCTGGACCCCGATATGGCGGGCCGCATGAGGCAGGAAGTGCACGCCCTGTTACGGCGGATGAAAACCACGACCATATTGGTGACGCATGATCATGAGGAAGCGTTCGCGATGGCGGACCGTATCGCCGTCTTGAATCAGGGCGTGCTCGAGCAGATGGATACCCCGGAACTGATTTATCATGTTCCCGCCACGCGGTTCGTGGCTGATTTTGTGGGGCAAGCCGACTTTATCACCGGACAGATTCGACAAGGCACGGTGCATACCGAACTAGGCGAGTTTCCCGATACGCTCAACAGTGCCGAGGGAAGCGCGGTCGTCGTGATGATCCGTCCCGACGACATCCATCTGCTGCCCAACAAGTCTGCCGGACCTCGGATCGTGGCCCGCCAGTTCCGCGGCTCGGAAAATCTCTACACGATCCGCCTGCCTTCCGGACAAATCGTGCACAGCAGTGAAGGCTCCACCAGCGTCTACCAAGAAGGGACCGCCGTCGAACTCCGTGTCTCCGCCACGCACACGGTGCTCTTCGCCCCGGAACATCCCACCACCACTGAAGATGCGGCTGAGACGAATGCTTGCGCGGATTGA
- a CDS encoding iron ABC transporter permease yields the protein MIAVRRPTVSPLQLAALASASLILLPLGYVTVLALSADLSVWHRLWTTRIPELLWNTVSLAGAVALLTLMLGVTTAWMVTRFEFPGRRLWEVGLVLPLAMPTYVLAYVYNYLLGFGGPMEQLWQMIAGPQARILSPQSFWGVTMVMALDTFPFVYLLTRSALLTFNVSFEEVARTCGASSLRRMLFVTLPLLRPSIVAGLALVILYVVSDFGAVSLLRYQTLTYAVFQQMTGRSDNQAASILSILLVLLALLFLLTERWFRRQSRFYQTTGRFRAPQRIQCSWAQTSALTICLTIVVGLAFGIPTYLLMTWSLSAEAQAILDARFFGFVWNSVLLSTLAATAGVFIGLPLAYLASRKPTWLNIGCLQAAYAGYVLPGPVAALAVLVLFLNALPFLYGTVIVLIVAYVLHFLPAGLQSLEPSIQQITPNLEEVARTLGLTVRETWRRVTLPLIRNGVIVAWVLMFLQTMKELPATLLLRPVGFDTLAIRVWLEASEEYYRLAAPSALLIVLVGLPALVLLLSRDWRAA from the coding sequence GTGATTGCCGTCCGTCGACCAACCGTTTCTCCACTCCAGCTTGCCGCCCTGGCCAGCGCGTCGCTGATCCTGCTGCCCCTGGGTTACGTCACCGTCCTCGCGTTGTCGGCGGATCTCTCGGTGTGGCATCGTCTCTGGACCACTCGAATCCCGGAATTGCTGTGGAATACGGTGTCCTTGGCCGGTGCCGTGGCACTGCTGACACTTATGCTCGGTGTAACGACCGCCTGGATGGTCACACGGTTTGAGTTCCCCGGCCGCCGACTGTGGGAAGTGGGGCTTGTCCTGCCCTTGGCCATGCCGACGTATGTCTTGGCCTATGTCTACAACTATCTCCTGGGGTTCGGCGGCCCGATGGAACAGCTGTGGCAGATGATCGCCGGACCTCAAGCCAGGATTCTCTCACCTCAAAGTTTCTGGGGCGTTACCATGGTGATGGCGCTCGACACGTTCCCCTTCGTCTATTTGCTCACACGCAGCGCGCTCCTGACGTTCAACGTGTCGTTCGAGGAAGTGGCCCGCACGTGCGGGGCGTCATCCCTTCGGAGAATGTTGTTCGTCACCCTTCCGTTGCTACGCCCGTCCATCGTCGCAGGCCTCGCCCTGGTCATTCTGTACGTCGTTTCCGATTTCGGAGCCGTGTCGCTGTTGCGCTACCAAACGCTGACCTATGCCGTGTTTCAGCAAATGACCGGACGGTCCGACAACCAGGCCGCGAGTATCCTGAGTATTCTGTTGGTGCTCCTGGCGCTCCTGTTTTTGTTGACCGAACGATGGTTTCGTCGACAAAGCCGGTTCTACCAGACCACCGGGCGTTTTCGAGCACCGCAACGAATCCAGTGCAGTTGGGCGCAGACTTCCGCTCTGACCATCTGCTTGACCATCGTGGTCGGCCTGGCCTTCGGAATCCCAACCTATCTGTTGATGACATGGAGCCTGTCCGCGGAGGCCCAGGCCATCCTCGACGCCCGCTTCTTTGGCTTCGTTTGGAACAGTGTCTTGTTGTCGACTCTGGCCGCCACGGCCGGCGTGTTCATCGGACTGCCCCTCGCCTACCTCGCCAGTCGAAAACCGACCTGGCTCAATATCGGTTGTCTGCAAGCCGCCTATGCAGGCTATGTGTTGCCGGGACCGGTCGCAGCGCTCGCGGTCTTGGTCCTCTTCCTCAACGCCCTGCCGTTCCTGTACGGTACGGTGATCGTCTTGATCGTGGCCTATGTCCTGCATTTTCTTCCCGCCGGTCTCCAATCGCTCGAACCGTCGATTCAACAAATCACCCCCAATCTCGAAGAGGTGGCCCGCACGCTGGGGCTCACCGTTCGGGAAACCTGGCGTCGCGTGACGCTGCCGCTCATTCGCAACGGGGTCATCGTGGCGTGGGTGCTGATGTTTTTGCAGACCATGAAAGAGCTTCCGGCCACGTTGCTGTTGCGGCCGGTGGGATTTGACACCTTGGCGATTCGTGTCTGGCTGGAAGCGAGCGAAGAGTATTACCGACTGGCCGCTCCGTCCGCGTTATTGATCGTGCTCGTCGGCTTACCGGCGCTGGTCTTGTTGCTGTCCCGGGATTGGAGGGCGGCGTAA
- a CDS encoding iron ABC transporter substrate-binding protein: protein MLCWLALPTVVSAADKLTVYSGRAERLIKPVLDAFTAKTGIQIELLSSGTTELVNRIKAEGDRSPADVFITNDAGSLEMVRAAGLFRPLNMREVERAIPAQFRAADNSWIGLSGRFWVIVYNTTMVKPDQVKSLLDLADPTWKDKIAIPNAGSEYLQAGVSVIRASLGDDHTKKFLEGLRDNAGTQVYQKSSQIVDAVAKGQVAMGIVNHYYVYRHLAAQPAAPLAVLMPDQQEGGMGSIMNVAGIGILKHTPRVENAKLLVEFLVAQAGQKMFADLDKEYPLHPEVKADPALVERKSFRAALVPLTKLAELREPTLLLIEQVGMR from the coding sequence ATGCTCTGCTGGTTGGCTCTACCGACTGTCGTGTCAGCAGCGGACAAATTGACCGTCTATTCCGGCCGAGCCGAGCGGCTGATCAAGCCGGTCCTTGATGCCTTCACGGCCAAGACCGGTATTCAAATTGAATTGCTCTCGTCCGGCACCACAGAATTGGTAAACCGGATAAAAGCCGAAGGAGACCGCAGTCCGGCCGATGTTTTCATTACCAACGACGCCGGCAGCTTGGAAATGGTCCGCGCCGCGGGACTCTTTCGTCCATTGAACATGCGGGAAGTCGAACGCGCGATTCCCGCCCAATTTCGCGCCGCGGACAACAGTTGGATCGGTCTTTCCGGACGGTTTTGGGTCATCGTATACAACACGACGATGGTCAAACCCGACCAGGTCAAATCGCTGCTGGACTTGGCGGATCCGACGTGGAAAGACAAGATCGCCATTCCCAATGCCGGCAGCGAATATTTGCAGGCAGGCGTCTCGGTGATCCGGGCGAGCCTCGGCGACGATCACACCAAGAAATTCCTGGAGGGCCTTCGAGACAATGCCGGCACGCAGGTCTACCAAAAAAGCTCGCAGATCGTCGACGCCGTCGCCAAGGGGCAGGTCGCCATGGGGATCGTGAATCACTATTACGTCTACCGGCACCTCGCCGCACAGCCGGCCGCCCCGCTGGCGGTGTTGATGCCCGATCAACAGGAAGGAGGCATGGGCTCCATCATGAACGTCGCCGGCATCGGCATCCTGAAACACACCCCCCGCGTGGAAAACGCCAAATTACTCGTGGAATTTCTCGTGGCGCAGGCCGGCCAGAAGATGTTCGCCGATCTCGACAAGGAGTACCCGCTCCACCCCGAAGTGAAGGCCGACCCGGCACTGGTCGAACGAAAGAGCTTCCGCGCGGCGTTAGTCCCGTTGACCAAGCTCGCCGAGCTCAGAGAACCCACACTGCTGCTCATCGAGCAAGTGGGGATGCGGTAA